One window from the genome of Bdellovibrio sp. NC01 encodes:
- the mutT gene encoding 8-oxo-dGTP diphosphatase MutT, whose product MSEDSSTAVKPRKSKIRKGHWIPVVAGFLRKDGKILVGQRPENNSLAGQWEFPGGKIENGETPEQALARELNEELGIEAEVGELKLACSHSYGDVGILILFYEILYWKGEPRAKHHMMLEWIHPEELKHRNIPEANRKILDRIYKALGIEWRK is encoded by the coding sequence ATGAGCGAAGATAGCAGCACTGCAGTTAAACCTAGAAAATCTAAGATCCGTAAGGGTCATTGGATTCCTGTGGTTGCGGGCTTCTTGCGCAAAGACGGCAAAATTCTTGTCGGTCAACGTCCTGAAAACAACTCTCTTGCAGGTCAATGGGAATTTCCTGGTGGCAAAATCGAAAATGGCGAGACTCCAGAACAAGCCCTTGCTCGTGAACTCAATGAAGAGCTCGGTATTGAAGCTGAAGTCGGCGAATTGAAGCTGGCGTGCAGCCATTCGTATGGGGATGTAGGGATTCTCATTTTGTTCTATGAGATCCTGTATTGGAAGGGCGAGCCTCGTGCCAAACACCATATGATGCTTGAGTGGATTCACCCTGAAGAACTAAAGCACCGAAACATTCCGGAAGCGAACCGTAAAATCCTGGACAGGATTTACAAAGCCCTAGGGATTGAATGGCGAAAATAA
- a CDS encoding HU family DNA-binding protein: MTKADLINLISEKAGITRVKAETVVNTIFDSMVEALMRDDRIEIRGFGSFVNRQYGAYKGRNPRTGEIINVEEKKLPFFKVGKELKEDINTGKGG; this comes from the coding sequence ATGACGAAAGCGGATTTGATTAATTTGATCTCTGAAAAAGCAGGCATCACTCGCGTAAAAGCAGAGACTGTCGTTAACACTATTTTCGACTCTATGGTTGAGGCGTTAATGCGTGACGACCGCATTGAAATCCGTGGTTTCGGTTCATTTGTGAACCGTCAATACGGCGCTTACAAAGGCCGCAACCCGCGTACTGGCGAAATCATCAATGTCGAAGAAAAGAAACTTCCATTCTTTAAAGTGGGTAAAGAACTTAAAGAAGACATCAATACAGGCAAAGGCGGCTAG
- a CDS encoding quinone-dependent dihydroorotate dehydrogenase: MRPWLLLPPQLAHDLIPFTLPFISMAYGKKTPEWNSFTWKDMTFANPLGIAGGVDKNAEHLNDWWRLGAGFVEIGTVTPLPQNANPGKIMDRDKRLQAMWNKMGFPSHGADEVFYNLASYAPKFRTPIFINIGKNRSTPNNEAVSDYLSLVDTFRPFADAFVVNVSSPNTKGLRDLQNKDNLRNLLCPIIDKVSHFEPTPVLVKLSPDMGEDALAEAITHCNDIGIDGFVLTNTTLSRPQGCHFPEEGGLSGAPLKDLSLRALQIAVQILGKNREDKLLVSAGGVMTPDDVFERLQMGANLVQIYSALVFQGPGFFHEVARRYNERR, encoded by the coding sequence ATGCGCCCTTGGCTTTTGTTACCACCGCAACTCGCTCATGATCTGATTCCCTTCACACTTCCTTTTATTTCAATGGCCTATGGAAAGAAAACTCCCGAGTGGAATAGCTTCACTTGGAAGGATATGACGTTTGCAAATCCATTGGGTATTGCGGGCGGTGTTGATAAGAATGCAGAACACTTGAACGACTGGTGGAGACTTGGTGCAGGCTTCGTCGAAATCGGTACGGTCACTCCCCTGCCACAAAATGCGAATCCTGGCAAAATCATGGATCGCGATAAAAGACTGCAAGCGATGTGGAACAAGATGGGTTTCCCAAGCCATGGTGCTGACGAAGTCTTTTATAATCTTGCCTCTTATGCACCGAAATTTCGTACTCCGATTTTCATCAATATTGGAAAGAACCGATCAACTCCAAACAATGAGGCCGTGAGCGACTATTTAAGTTTGGTCGATACATTCCGTCCTTTTGCGGATGCTTTTGTTGTGAACGTTTCAAGTCCCAACACCAAAGGACTTCGTGACCTTCAGAACAAAGACAACCTTCGCAACCTCTTGTGTCCAATCATCGACAAAGTTTCACATTTTGAACCCACTCCGGTGTTAGTAAAACTGAGTCCTGACATGGGCGAAGATGCCTTGGCAGAGGCCATCACTCATTGCAACGATATCGGAATTGATGGATTCGTTTTGACGAACACCACACTTTCTCGCCCTCAAGGTTGCCATTTTCCAGAGGAAGGCGGCCTTTCAGGGGCTCCATTAAAGGACCTCTCGCTACGCGCCTTGCAAATTGCTGTGCAAATTTTAGGCAAAAATCGCGAGGATAAGCTTCTGGTAAGCGCTGGAGGTGTTATGACCCCAGACGATGTCTTTGAAAGATTGCAAATGGGCGCTAATCTTGTTCAAATTTATTCTGCACTCGTGTTTCAAGGTCCTGGTTTTTTCCACGAGGTTGCAAGAAGGTACAATGAGCGAAGATAG
- a CDS encoding alpha-ketoglutarate-dependent dioxygenase AlkB, with translation MFKSKAPNKNSGKPQGKPRGPQNAGRPLSSRAQEDRSAPNALIYKENYISKREKEEILTYLSTLYPIWEMRYSKNNPPPENQKQRPLLRPVYWLGNWQFACLNYYHPPKGIYNRCVTAEGFPPILEYLIQKIETLVKEHYNPRDIPRGWHLNTCLINYYGDQILPDGKRLDCARVGEHKDFEPGPVASISFGERALFQFVQSHSTESKSNVVVQQWLEDSSLQIFGGDKFKKHLFHRVQRVDTKEDAHFKLNEISNFDTRRINFTFRYVPDEHIVPFHRLPDEAKEDVQAYVQKLGERSEFFKEALTK, from the coding sequence ATGTTTAAATCCAAAGCGCCAAATAAAAATTCCGGCAAGCCGCAGGGCAAACCACGTGGACCGCAGAACGCAGGTCGTCCATTGTCGTCTCGCGCACAAGAGGATCGCTCGGCCCCGAACGCTTTGATTTACAAAGAAAACTACATTTCTAAGCGCGAAAAAGAAGAGATTCTGACTTACCTTTCGACGCTCTACCCGATTTGGGAAATGCGTTATTCTAAAAATAATCCGCCGCCAGAAAATCAAAAACAACGTCCGTTGTTACGCCCGGTTTACTGGTTGGGAAATTGGCAATTCGCATGCTTGAATTATTACCATCCACCCAAGGGTATCTATAACCGTTGTGTGACGGCAGAAGGCTTCCCACCGATCTTGGAATATTTGATTCAAAAAATCGAAACCTTAGTGAAAGAGCACTACAATCCCCGCGACATTCCTCGCGGCTGGCACTTGAACACGTGCTTGATTAATTACTATGGCGATCAAATTCTTCCCGATGGCAAGCGTTTGGACTGCGCGCGCGTGGGTGAGCACAAAGACTTCGAACCAGGTCCCGTGGCTTCCATTTCATTCGGCGAAAGAGCTTTGTTCCAGTTCGTGCAAAGTCACAGCACGGAAAGCAAATCCAACGTCGTTGTACAACAGTGGCTGGAAGATTCGTCCTTGCAAATTTTTGGTGGCGATAAATTTAAAAAGCATCTGTTCCACCGCGTGCAACGCGTGGACACGAAAGAAGATGCACATTTTAAATTGAATGAGATTTCAAATTTCGACACTCGTCGTATTAACTTTACGTTCCGCTATGTTCCCGACGAACACATCGTTCCGTTTCATCGTCTTCCCGACGAAGCAAAAGAAGATGTACAAGCGTACGTGCAAAAACTCGGCGAACGTTCCGAGTTTTTCAAAGAGGCTTTAACGAAGTAA
- the rlmN gene encoding 23S rRNA (adenine(2503)-C(2))-methyltransferase RlmN: MELNEGTGVQPLAPVNYADDNVAKPLENKPTNFYSLTLEDLKAFLKGKGKEQFRAQQIFKWVYEQRITDVEQMTNLSKDFRAELPKLLSFELPKVVSHLKSVDGTQKFLFDVGDNMTVESVLIPSEGRQTLCISSEVGCNIGCKFCFTGKQKLKRRLRTEDIVGQFMHVHDLLEEGQRITNIVFMGMGEPLDNPEAVFKTIDVVHSPWGINLSRKKITVSTSGIVPEMWRIADAKVRLAVSLNAPTDEIRTQVMPINKKWNTEKLLAACKDYTDKTGDKVTFEYVLLKGVTDSIENARQVAKLTRNIPCKINIIPFNEHPGTDYQRPADETIEAFHSELNRLGVHVLLRRSMGRDIFAACGQLNSTHKENDAKMDISNSKLAGMPKSKRELLAAQALENAALNATFTAMSYEGDEEA; encoded by the coding sequence ATGGAACTCAATGAAGGCACTGGCGTTCAGCCACTAGCCCCTGTGAATTACGCTGACGATAACGTCGCGAAGCCTCTAGAAAACAAACCGACAAATTTTTATTCTCTGACACTTGAAGATCTAAAAGCTTTCCTTAAAGGAAAAGGCAAAGAGCAATTCCGTGCGCAACAGATTTTCAAATGGGTTTACGAACAACGTATCACTGACGTTGAACAAATGACCAATTTGTCGAAAGACTTCCGTGCCGAGCTTCCAAAACTTCTTTCTTTCGAACTTCCAAAAGTGGTCAGTCACTTAAAGTCTGTCGATGGAACACAAAAATTCCTGTTCGACGTTGGTGACAACATGACGGTTGAATCTGTGTTGATTCCATCTGAAGGCCGTCAAACTTTGTGTATCTCTTCAGAGGTTGGTTGCAACATCGGTTGCAAGTTCTGCTTCACTGGTAAACAAAAATTGAAACGTCGTTTGCGCACTGAAGACATCGTTGGTCAATTCATGCACGTTCATGATTTGCTCGAAGAAGGTCAACGCATCACGAATATCGTATTCATGGGTATGGGCGAGCCGCTTGATAATCCTGAAGCGGTCTTTAAAACAATCGACGTTGTGCACTCGCCATGGGGTATTAATTTATCTCGTAAGAAAATCACAGTATCGACTTCTGGTATCGTTCCAGAAATGTGGCGTATTGCTGATGCCAAAGTTCGTTTGGCAGTAAGCTTGAATGCACCAACTGATGAGATCCGTACGCAAGTTATGCCGATCAATAAAAAATGGAACACTGAAAAGTTGCTTGCTGCTTGTAAGGACTATACTGACAAGACTGGCGATAAAGTGACATTCGAGTACGTTCTTTTGAAAGGTGTGACGGATTCAATTGAAAACGCACGCCAAGTGGCGAAGTTGACTCGTAACATTCCGTGCAAGATCAACATCATTCCATTCAACGAACATCCAGGCACAGACTATCAACGTCCTGCTGATGAAACGATTGAGGCATTCCACTCTGAATTGAACCGTTTGGGTGTTCACGTTCTGCTTAGACGTTCTATGGGCCGCGATATCTTCGCAGCTTGTGGTCAGTTGAACAGCACGCATAAAGAAAACGATGCGAAAATGGACATCTCGAATTCGAAATTGGCAGGTATGCCGAAATCAAAAAGAGAATTACTTGCCGCGCAAGCCTTGGAAAATGCCGCACTAAATGCGACATTCACTGCCATGAGCTACGAAGGCGACGAAGAAGCTTAA
- a CDS encoding glycosyltransferase family 4 protein, with the protein MWSSKQKLPENLNICLTSARFPILSRATDHGFLWPIARGLAREGHKVTVISTTSFLKKPEVTRDGVRVFYLHEGAKNLSHMNFQLAARQKFAQLHREEPFHLVHSIDTSGYRIGTRKKDFNIAMAYDVEATQMSQLFAILAMKRETLGSMLTTAIATAYKFLTTYYGGDRQLLSTADGIFVTNPQQRIILERYYLYPDFHTYTVPYGIELGDLSPKEKSLELRKKLGLPENSHVAVTISDMTEVQEMIPLLKAFEKVAIKKPNSYLIIVGNGPKFRNIEYEVLNLALGNRVILTGAVPAPEVEDYIVLGDVFVNMSSRTTGFEPSTLEAMAQKKVVMGSEVSPIANIIEDGRDGFLLRPADVDSMSNLLVEIFSGTMPADEIGERARQRVVDLFDTPKLVQSVLDAYRNILINSGMYKKH; encoded by the coding sequence ATGTGGTCTTCGAAGCAGAAACTTCCTGAAAATTTAAATATCTGCCTAACGTCAGCACGCTTTCCTATTTTAAGTCGTGCGACTGATCACGGATTTTTATGGCCGATTGCTCGTGGTCTTGCGCGCGAAGGTCATAAGGTCACAGTCATCTCGACAACTTCATTCTTAAAAAAGCCAGAAGTCACTCGCGATGGCGTGCGCGTATTTTATCTTCATGAAGGTGCAAAAAATCTTTCGCACATGAACTTCCAATTGGCGGCACGCCAGAAGTTCGCACAACTTCACCGCGAAGAACCTTTTCACTTAGTTCACAGTATCGACACTTCAGGCTACCGTATTGGCACTCGCAAAAAAGATTTCAATATTGCGATGGCCTATGACGTAGAAGCGACACAAATGTCACAGTTGTTCGCGATCCTTGCGATGAAACGCGAAACGTTGGGCAGTATGCTGACGACGGCGATCGCAACAGCCTATAAGTTTTTGACGACTTATTATGGTGGCGATCGTCAGTTGTTATCAACAGCGGACGGTATCTTCGTCACGAATCCGCAGCAAAGAATCATTCTTGAAAGATATTATCTTTATCCCGACTTTCACACGTATACGGTTCCTTATGGGATTGAATTAGGTGACTTGTCTCCGAAAGAAAAGTCGCTGGAGCTACGTAAAAAGTTAGGTCTTCCTGAAAATTCGCATGTCGCAGTTACAATCAGCGACATGACTGAAGTTCAAGAGATGATTCCGCTCCTAAAAGCTTTTGAAAAAGTCGCGATTAAAAAACCGAACAGCTATTTGATCATCGTGGGTAACGGTCCAAAATTTAGAAACATCGAATACGAAGTTCTAAATTTAGCCTTGGGCAATCGCGTGATTTTGACAGGCGCGGTGCCTGCCCCGGAAGTGGAAGATTATATCGTTTTGGGTGATGTTTTCGTGAACATGAGTTCGCGTACGACGGGTTTTGAGCCATCGACTTTAGAAGCCATGGCGCAAAAAAAGGTCGTTATGGGTTCGGAAGTTTCCCCAATTGCCAATATTATCGAAGACGGTCGCGATGGCTTTTTGCTTCGCCCCGCCGACGTCGATTCGATGAGTAACCTGCTGGTTGAGATCTTTTCGGGCACTATGCCTGCGGACGAAATCGGCGAAAGGGCCCGTCAGCGGGTTGTAGACCTGTTTGATACCCCAAAACTGGTCCAATCGGTGCTTGATGCCTACCGTAATATCCTCATTAATAGCGGAATGTATAAGAAGCATTGA
- a CDS encoding Glu/Leu/Phe/Val dehydrogenase, translating into MENKIEPLYDGPLFRNAIQTLDEAAKIINCDPNVLERLKRPRRSITVSVPVRMDDYSVKVFTGYRVQYSPTLGPYKGGIRYHQNVDLQEVVGLAALMTFKNSVLGLPLGGAKGGITVDPTKLSRTEKQNLTRRYASEIGPFVGPTKDIPAPDVGTDPQTMAWFMDTYSQEQGGFAQPGVVTGKPVEIGGSLGRNHATGLGVVYVAEKAFEVCNMSMKGATIAIQGFGNVGSFAAKFAHDRGARIVAVSDVSGGIFNGDGLDIPEVLEYVKAHKFLKGYPKAQPISNEELLEVKCDALFPCALENQIDTHNAEKIQAKIIVEGANGPITNAGTKILVKRGVFIAPDVIANGGGVIVSYFEWVQDTMALFWDEEEVNGKLKTIITKAFDKGFAMSKEKNVDMRSAAMAVSVQRLEKAMLLRGLYPR; encoded by the coding sequence ATGGAAAACAAAATCGAGCCACTTTACGATGGCCCGTTGTTTAGAAACGCCATTCAGACTCTCGATGAAGCAGCTAAAATTATTAACTGCGACCCTAACGTACTAGAACGTCTTAAACGCCCTCGTCGTAGCATCACGGTTTCAGTACCTGTGCGTATGGACGACTACTCTGTGAAAGTATTCACAGGTTACCGCGTTCAATACTCTCCAACATTGGGCCCTTACAAGGGTGGTATTCGTTATCACCAAAACGTAGACCTTCAAGAAGTTGTCGGCCTTGCCGCTTTGATGACTTTCAAAAACTCTGTTCTAGGTCTTCCATTGGGTGGCGCGAAAGGTGGTATCACTGTTGATCCAACTAAACTTTCTCGCACTGAAAAACAAAATCTAACTCGTCGTTATGCATCTGAAATTGGCCCATTTGTTGGACCAACTAAAGATATCCCAGCTCCAGACGTGGGTACTGATCCACAAACAATGGCTTGGTTCATGGACACTTACTCACAAGAGCAAGGTGGCTTTGCGCAACCGGGTGTTGTCACTGGTAAACCAGTTGAAATCGGCGGTTCCTTGGGTCGTAACCACGCTACAGGTTTGGGCGTTGTTTACGTAGCTGAAAAAGCGTTCGAAGTTTGCAACATGAGCATGAAGGGCGCGACTATCGCGATCCAAGGTTTCGGTAACGTAGGTTCATTCGCAGCGAAATTCGCACACGATCGTGGTGCGCGTATCGTAGCAGTGTCTGACGTTTCTGGTGGTATCTTCAACGGTGACGGTCTTGATATCCCTGAAGTTCTTGAATACGTGAAAGCTCACAAATTCTTGAAGGGTTATCCAAAAGCACAACCAATCAGCAATGAAGAATTGCTTGAAGTAAAATGTGATGCTTTGTTCCCGTGCGCTCTTGAAAACCAAATCGACACTCACAACGCTGAAAAAATCCAAGCGAAAATCATCGTTGAAGGTGCGAACGGTCCTATCACAAATGCAGGAACTAAAATTCTTGTTAAACGTGGTGTGTTCATCGCTCCAGACGTTATCGCCAACGGCGGTGGCGTAATCGTATCTTACTTTGAATGGGTTCAAGACACGATGGCGTTGTTCTGGGACGAAGAAGAAGTAAACGGTAAATTGAAAACGATCATCACAAAAGCTTTCGATAAAGGTTTTGCGATGTCGAAAGAGAAAAACGTCGATATGAGATCTGCTGCTATGGCGGTTTCTGTTCAACGTCTTGAAAAAGCAATGCTTCTAAGAGGCTTGTACCCAAGATAG
- a CDS encoding PfkB family carbohydrate kinase produces the protein MSEILVVGSLAYDSISTPSGKVDRALGGSANYFSLAASLFSKVRVVGVVGEDYEQKDYELLNGRGVDLTGLSKVPGKTFHWAGSYEGDMNEAKTLNTELNVFEHFNPQLPEHYKDSSFVFLANIAPELQLQVLSQVKAPKFVGLDTMNLWINIKKDVLLDVVKKVDLVLINEGEAKMLTGAGNAIAAAPMITAMGPSAVVIKRGEYGFAMYTKAEGYFILPAMPIPSVIDPTGAGDTFAGGFFGYLAAQKEVPTVNNLKQACIMGSMMASHTIQDFSVKALAKVTLGDLEKRLAEYKKVITL, from the coding sequence ATGTCAGAAATTCTAGTAGTAGGAAGTTTAGCTTACGATTCTATTTCAACACCTTCAGGAAAAGTGGATCGCGCTCTTGGTGGATCAGCGAACTATTTCTCTTTGGCAGCTTCATTGTTTTCAAAAGTACGCGTTGTTGGTGTTGTTGGTGAAGACTACGAACAAAAAGATTACGAATTGTTGAATGGCCGTGGCGTTGATTTGACAGGTCTTTCTAAAGTTCCAGGTAAAACATTCCACTGGGCGGGTTCATACGAAGGCGATATGAACGAAGCGAAAACTTTGAATACAGAGTTGAACGTTTTTGAACATTTCAATCCACAATTGCCAGAACACTACAAAGATTCTTCTTTCGTATTCTTGGCAAACATCGCTCCAGAACTTCAATTGCAAGTATTGTCGCAAGTGAAAGCTCCGAAGTTTGTAGGTCTTGATACAATGAATCTTTGGATCAATATCAAAAAAGACGTTCTTCTTGATGTTGTTAAAAAAGTAGACCTTGTATTGATCAATGAAGGTGAAGCGAAAATGTTGACGGGCGCTGGTAATGCAATTGCGGCAGCTCCAATGATTACAGCAATGGGTCCTTCAGCAGTTGTTATCAAACGTGGCGAATACGGCTTTGCGATGTACACGAAAGCGGAAGGTTACTTTATCCTTCCAGCGATGCCGATTCCTTCAGTGATCGATCCAACAGGTGCTGGCGATACATTCGCTGGTGGCTTCTTCGGTTACTTGGCAGCACAAAAAGAAGTTCCAACTGTGAACAACTTGAAACAAGCGTGCATCATGGGTTCTATGATGGCTAGCCACACGATCCAAGATTTCTCTGTGAAAGCTTTGGCAAAAGTGACTTTGGGCGATCTTGAAAAACGCCTCGCTGAATACAAAAAAGTTATCACTTTGTAG
- a CDS encoding DOPA 4,5-dioxygenase family protein — MNSKLMPADFPREFDAHIYFDESSRAFAESMHEKALRDFGGDNVFTGMLSPHGIGPHPIPMFEINFPKEKFTDVVLWLMKERGNLSVLVHELTGDDLYDHTQAAMWLGPQVPLKYDVFKK; from the coding sequence GTGAACTCGAAATTAATGCCTGCGGATTTTCCCCGCGAGTTTGATGCGCACATTTACTTCGATGAGTCTTCGCGTGCTTTTGCTGAATCCATGCATGAAAAAGCATTGCGCGATTTTGGTGGCGACAACGTGTTTACGGGTATGTTGTCACCTCATGGGATTGGGCCTCATCCAATTCCGATGTTTGAAATCAATTTTCCAAAAGAAAAATTCACTGACGTTGTCTTGTGGTTAATGAAAGAGCGTGGAAACTTGTCTGTGCTAGTTCATGAACTTACGGGCGATGACTTGTATGACCATACTCAAGCCGCAATGTGGTTGGGGCCTCAGGTGCCTCTTAAATACGACGTTTTCAAAAAATAG
- the rfaE1 gene encoding D-glycero-beta-D-manno-heptose-7-phosphate kinase → MTTPVQAQVGPSEKQLLINQIPALKGKKILIIGDVGLDEYVMGQVRRISPEAPVPVLEVEEEDMRLGLAANVAQNVASLGGVPMLVSVVGEDTGAELLKDLCIKNGVAWDYMIVDKARPTTRKTRVMAKQHHLVRVDYELKRYLSEEAEARLIATVEKNVTTADCIVIEDYAKGVISKNVVEKVSAICKKANKKLLVDPNRNNPGTFYKGVDLIKPNYDESVALAGMDFDDLKGNPNKVVEVGRALQKVTGAKEVVMTRSKDGMTIFSDDHITEVPTYARKVYDVTGAGDTVIAALALGLVSGLSLVHSCMLANYAAGVVVGKVGCVPCEIPELIEYINTAH, encoded by the coding sequence ATGACAACACCGGTCCAGGCCCAAGTTGGTCCTAGCGAAAAACAGCTTTTGATTAATCAAATCCCTGCTTTGAAAGGCAAAAAAATCCTCATCATTGGTGATGTGGGTTTGGATGAATATGTGATGGGCCAAGTCCGTCGCATCAGCCCTGAAGCTCCAGTTCCAGTTTTGGAAGTTGAAGAAGAAGATATGCGTTTGGGCCTTGCCGCAAACGTGGCGCAAAACGTAGCAAGCCTTGGCGGTGTTCCGATGCTTGTTTCCGTTGTGGGTGAAGACACAGGTGCCGAGTTGTTGAAAGACTTGTGCATTAAAAACGGTGTCGCTTGGGATTACATGATCGTAGATAAAGCGCGCCCAACAACACGTAAAACTCGTGTGATGGCAAAACAACATCACCTTGTGCGTGTCGATTATGAATTGAAAAGATATTTGTCTGAAGAAGCAGAAGCCCGTTTGATCGCAACGGTTGAAAAAAATGTGACGACTGCGGATTGCATCGTGATTGAAGATTACGCAAAAGGTGTGATCTCTAAAAACGTGGTCGAAAAAGTTTCTGCGATCTGCAAAAAAGCCAATAAAAAGCTTCTTGTCGATCCAAACAGAAACAACCCAGGCACGTTCTACAAAGGTGTCGATTTAATCAAGCCAAACTACGATGAATCTGTAGCTTTAGCGGGTATGGATTTCGATGATCTTAAAGGCAACCCAAATAAAGTTGTTGAGGTCGGTCGTGCTCTACAAAAAGTAACGGGCGCTAAAGAAGTTGTTATGACTCGTAGTAAAGACGGTATGACAATTTTTTCTGACGATCACATCACGGAAGTTCCAACTTACGCGCGTAAAGTTTACGATGTGACAGGTGCTGGTGATACGGTAATCGCAGCCTTGGCCTTGGGTCTTGTGTCGGGATTGTCATTGGTTCACAGCTGTATGCTTGCGAACTACGCTGCGGGTGTGGTTGTCGGTAAAGTCGGTTGCGTGCCTTGTGAAATTCCTGAATTGATCGAATACATCAATACGGCTCACTAA